In the Gammaproteobacteria bacterium genome, CTCTGGTGGTGCTCCCTCACGAGGCGGAGGGGATCCAAAGGGATATTCAAAATGCTGACTTTGTTCTTTTGTGCCCAGAACAGGCTTCGCTAATACCTTGTGAATCTGTAGACCTTGCTATTAATACCTCAGCATTTCAGGAAATGAATTATTCGCTTATCGACTGTTATTTTAGGCTAGTGAAGAGATGTCTGCGGAAAGATGGTCTTTTTTATTGCTTAAACGAGAGGATTTTTACGAGACATAGAGATGACGGACCAATTGAGTTTGAAAAGTACCCCTGGGATCCTGGATTCGATGATATCTTTCATGAGGAGTTTGCATTCGGACGGTTGTCTGGGTCTTATGAGCGGATGCATCGATTACAAGTTAAATGTTGAGGGGGACTTTGGATGATTGAACCTGTTAGGATCGGGGATCGGTATATAGCTCCGGGGGAGAAGCCCTTCATTGTCGCGGAAGCCTGCATTAATCATCAGGGTGAGATCGTTGTGGCTGAGCGGATGGTGCGCGTGGCTCACGCACTTGGGGCTGACGCGATCAAATTCCAGGTCCATGTGCTCGAGAACGAGATGCTAAGGGAGGCCCCCCAATCCGATAACTTTGATGAGCCCCTTTGGGAGACCCTGGACAAAACGAACTTGACGGTGGACGAACACCGTCGACTGAAGCAGCTGTGTGAGAGCCTTGGCATAATATATCTGTGCACGCCGTTTAGCCGAGATGGCGCTGATATTCTAGAGGAGCTTGGCGTTGTTGCGTATAAGACTGGGTCTGGCGAGCTGACTAATCTTCCTGTTCAAGAACATATAGCGAAAAAGGGAAAGCCAATGATCATTTCGACGGGAATGTGCACCGTTGATGAGATTGCTGAAACGGTGGAACTGGTCAAAAATGTAGGTACCCCGTTCATTCTCACCCACTGTGTTTCCGCCTACCCAGCTCCGTACCACATAGCCAACCTGAACATGATTCCCAAGTATATGGACCTCTTCAAGGTGCCCGTGGGACTGTCTGATCATACTCGCGGCATTTACACGTCGCTTGGTGCCGTCGCGCTGGGGGCGTGCCTGGTGGAGAAACACTTTACGCTTGACAAGCTGCAGAAGGGTCCGGATCACGCCTCGTCGCTTGAGCCGTTCGAGCTGGGCGAATTGGTGAAGGGAGCCAAGGCTGTCTTCCTGGCCCTCGGAGACGAAAAGCGCATCTTCCCCGAGGAGAACCAGATAATTGCATGGGCGCGCGAGAGCGTTGTGACAGAATGCTCCGTTGCCAAGGGGACCACCATCACGCCTGAGGTGGTCTGGGTGAAGCGGCCGAGCCCCGGTACGGGAGCGGTTCCGGCAAAAGACCTCAAGAAAGTTATTGGTCGGATAGCGAAGGTGGACATTCCCGAAGGAGTCCAGGTCCAGTGGGACCATCTGCAATAGAGCGACGCAAGATCGCGGTCATCACCGGTACCCGCGCGACTTACGGCTACAATCGCGGGATCATCAAGCTTCTACACGAGTCCCAGGCGGTTGACATGGAACTCATCGTGACGGGTATGCACCTGCTAAAGGAGTACGGGCTTTCCTTTCACGAGGTAGAGCGCGATGGGGTGCCGATTGCCGCACGAGTGGACATGATGATTGGTGGAGACACACCCACCGCATGGGCCAAGTCTCTTGGCGTGGCGATCCAAAGTTTCTCCCAGGTTTACGACATGCTCAGGCCAGATATTGTTCTCGTTAGTGGCGACCGTGGCG is a window encoding:
- a CDS encoding N-acetylneuraminate synthase family protein; the protein is MIEPVRIGDRYIAPGEKPFIVAEACINHQGEIVVAERMVRVAHALGADAIKFQVHVLENEMLREAPQSDNFDEPLWETLDKTNLTVDEHRRLKQLCESLGIIYLCTPFSRDGADILEELGVVAYKTGSGELTNLPVQEHIAKKGKPMIISTGMCTVDEIAETVELVKNVGTPFILTHCVSAYPAPYHIANLNMIPKYMDLFKVPVGLSDHTRGIYTSLGAVALGACLVEKHFTLDKLQKGPDHASSLEPFELGELVKGAKAVFLALGDEKRIFPEENQIIAWARESVVTECSVAKGTTITPEVVWVKRPSPGTGAVPAKDLKKVIGRIAKVDIPEGVQVQWDHLQ